Within the Carassius gibelio isolate Cgi1373 ecotype wild population from Czech Republic chromosome B15, carGib1.2-hapl.c, whole genome shotgun sequence genome, the region cttaacgcgttagttttgtgcataagtaatcagtaacttcgttattttttttaaaaaagtaatccgttattttaaggaaaggaaaatcccgactgcagcctgctttttgtcagacagtaggcctaggtttcgaactcccggcaagatagcagagaggacagcgtttggtttatggaagtacgcacattattttcaatttgtcaacgaaaaagaaaagaacataacggtaaaatgcacactctgctttggtgaaaagcttctgtcgaccgccaaaaattctacctcaaatttaacgcaacgttttaatcactactttgaagagtaaatgtaagagaggactgtgttaaagcgaatttaggcttgtgactgtgagtgacactttaataataattagttcggctattaagcgatttgtcatttgcctgtgtggcagtgaaggatttaattcggtttgttatcatttttgtttgacaggcagctgttaatttctgttagatcattggctggctggttgttcatcatttctaaatggatttaaatctgcaagcctgtttaaggttgtgtttacaagtaagtatacttgtactttgataactgcattatttaaagttaaagaaaaatcaggagttatcttgtggtgctcataatatacagtagcctaggctacccgggctgggtaacgttaggtgcgaattttgattaataatatgttctgtgataataaataaataaaacgccatgtggaatagccgattgctgactgtctttcctgttattgttatcctgcagtgttaatttagtcggatgaatgacgttattcattgtcgggagtcacgacttctaggtgcatttaaaggggccgggggctgtgtctgtcgtgtgtgagccgctgcaaacggcttttaatttttggtaacgcatgagtactctaacgcgttacttttatgaataggtaacgctgtatcataactgattacttttaattgatggtaacgttgtaacctaactaactactttccaaagtaactatacccaacactgctggTGATCTAGTTCTTGCTGACCGTGGCTTTAAAATTCAGGCCACTTTAGGTTGTAGAATGGCTCATGTACAAATGTTAGCACCTGTTGACTTAAAACCCACAAGGAAAATTGACAACATCAGGATTCATGttgagcatgtgatttgttgtgtATGCCAGAAATACACCATTTTGGGCGGAATATTGCCTATAGATTTCTTGATGTGCAAAGATATTGATGGGTATTGTACCATAGATAAGATTGCACTTGTCTGTTGTGCTCTGGTGAACTTTTATCCATAAGTAGTTGATTTTGActaaagtatattttatgtactttgccaataaaaatataaattaattaacccATGTCTAGACTTGTCTATAGAGCCTATAAATGATTGTTAATTTACAGTCATTAAGTCATTGCTATTGTTTTGTTGTCACtatcatcaaaaaaacacacttttatcAGAACACTTATAAACTATACATTATAATGTAGGGCAAAAAGAGGGAGCTAACTTGTAGGGATCTGCACCGccaataaatcataatttctcaaaatatcgTGCCTTTTCTTGTGGTCCAAATCCTTCTCTATATGCCTTTGCATCTTGGTTAGGTGAGTTTTTCGGTTGTTTAGACATGGCTACATTCACTTAAAGTATCCAAAGTGCACTGTATGCCATTCAGTTTTTTACATGAAGTGCCTCCACAATGGCCATGCACCTGGGTTACCGACCAGAACGAGAAGTTGGTGAAAACTCTCTAAACTCTTATTTGTGTTTGCGCATGTGATATCAGTCTATGTCACATTGTTTCTTcaacttattaaaatatctttttttatggCAAGTAtctgtttctgcttctttatcatgtttatagtgtgtgatttataaatatcCTACCTCATATATTTAGATTTTGGACATCTGGTCACTTTATATCTCATATCAGAATATAATATGTAACTGTTAAACCTATTATGAACATTAAAACATGCTGAACCATGTGTCCTGTATCATAGCTACATGAATGACCTTTGCAGCAAAAAACCTGTGTCAAAATTAGTTAGGTATTCAGTGAGATATGATTAATTAAATGCGCTGACAGCTCATTGCATCTGGCAAACAAGTTACACTGAGTGGAGCTGGCGACCGATCCAAGATGGCGGCTCCACGGCTCCACCGTGCCAATAGGCAGTAGCGTTTGATAGGGCGTCTACCTATATGATGTCTATGGTATGCATGCTACGGAATTCGTGCGGAAGTAGTAGGTCATCTGGGTACATCTCGCTTACTGTATTCGGTAAGAATTCGGATATACTACTTGGTTCGCATACTGTTTTTTGCCTACTATATAATAtggaagtatgcgatttcggacgcagcgaTAGTCTATCTATAGGCTATGGGTAGACACTAAACCATAGAAGGATTCATGATGATGATTTCATCTCTTCACTGGTGTTTAAATATCTTTCGatcattttttttcaatatctctCTTTTTGTGTATGATGATGATCTTTTGAAGCTTTTTAATGAGAAATCACTTGTAGATTTCCTTTATGCTGGACTATTTGTTGGTATCTGACCATTAATTAATGATTTTTAAACTACAGCGTTCTTTCAATTTCCTTAAAAGTAGAAATCGTCTTAGAAATGATTTGTAGGCCTAAGTTCAATGTGGTTTGGTCATTCAGCAAATTGTTAgattacagtatatatacattatatttggTCATAAACACATCCTGAACATCTCTAATGTTCACTTTTCCTAGCTGCACCATTAGCCTGCTGATAGCAGCACATTAGACACCTCCATTAGAGGGGGTTTCATTTTCTAAACTAAACCACTGCCACAGGATGTGAGCTTCAAACTTAGATGACAGTATTAACATATCTATTTATCTCTACCAGGAAAGTGTGCTTTTAGTTTCTTTTATGTCGTAAATGTAACTATGCAAATATGAAAAGTTAGAAATACACTTGGGTGAAGTTTTCCTTTTGTTTCTcggttttaacatttttaagacAACAATTGAGAACAAAAGATTCAAGTTCaaggtaaaacatttttatatttctttctatttatttcactatggtaaaaatacatttgattgagAACAAAAGATTCAAGTTCaaggtaaaacatttttatatttctttctatTTATTTCACTATGGTAAAAATACATTTGGTTATTGTCAGATTACTTACCTAATCAGTTAAGCATAAAAAGCACTATGCTTCTTCAAACAATACTTTTTTGGCATGTGATTATGTCATCATAGCGTGAAAATGTTGTTTGAGAAACATCAGTTGCATCATGGGGCTAGTAGGCCTGATTTGTTTGCTACAATAAatgcagattaaataaaatatggtgacaaaataaataataatttaaacacacaaaacacagaaaaacaattaGAAGTAATTACCAAATTGAAACTTTCGGCATGCaaggatgaaaaaataaaataaataaaaataaaaaaggaaggaGAAACAAACTGAACAGAATaatataactgtatttatttaattagcagCAGACAGAATGATGATTCCTGAAGGGATTCCTCTGCTTCTGCTTGGTATGAATTGTCTTTATTATATACTGAATGcagatttttgtaaattattgtcCTAATTTATCGATATAAACTGAAAGTGTGACTGATGTTGTTTTTCCGGCAGTTCTTCTTATGGGCTCCTTCACTGGCTCAAACAATGAACTAATAAAAGTGCCTGAGAAAACAGAACAAATTGATGAAGGATCATGTGTGACCATCCCTTGTTCTTACAAAAAAACAAAGGATGGAAAATATACTCTGTTGTGGTTTAAAGATccagaatataataaaatatcacaaattTTTGACGGGACTATTTTATACAGTAACACAGAAGAACGTCCCCAGTCGCCAGGTTACTCCAGCAGAGTGAAATACATCACTGATGAAACATCACAAGAAAACCAAAACATCTGGATCAAATGTGATTTAAGAATCACCGATCTTCAAACAAAAGATAGTGGGAACTACAATTTTAGATTTATTGTTTCCAGCAACATGAAATATATGAGTGCAGCTATGAATCTCAAAGTTACAGGTGAGCAATGATATTTAAATGGAATTTATCTTCAAAAACAAATCTTtcttcatttattcaccctcaaatcTAAACgtattactttctttttttttttgatggaacacaaaaaaaaagatgtttagcagttcttgttttttttttttgttttttttttcaaacaacgaAACTGAATGTGAAAAATGTCTCCAAAAACTTTAAACAACCAATAATAAAACCCAGACTGTTTGAAGCCATCATGAAAATGCCACTGGTTctcatgcattttatatataaccAAATGTAATGCACTCCTCAGAGTGTTCTTTGTCTCCATGTCAAACATTAAATTTGTTTAATGCACAGCTATTTGTGGATTATCTTGCTTAGGGACATTGGTCACAATTGCAGAGGAAACAACAaaactgctgtgttttttttttttttttttgattttttttcttgcaaatatGACACACTTACAATTTGAACTTTTCTTCTTAGTACTGTGCAATTCTAAATTTATTTCTCGTAATTTTTTCTCAGAACTCATGCttgaaaaaagtcataattgtgaggcaaaaagtcacaattatctaTTTTTTTCTGTGACAGAAATAAGCTTTCATAGgtaataatttaagtttttttttttttttttgagtaaagtTTCTACCTTACTTGTTTTCACTCCTTATTGTTCTCCTGATTCCAGACAATCCTTGTAAGGTGCACATTGAACCATCAGAGCTGAAGAGTCCAGTCCGTGAGTCGGACAAATTAACTGTTCACTGTTCCACATTTGATTCCTGTGATCTTCATCCTGAGTGGCTCGTCCATACATCACGACAAAAGCAAAAATGGACGTCCTCCTCGTCGACTGATATGATTATAGAGACTGAAGAAGATAAAGAAGGCAGAAAGATCACCAAATTGAAGCTCAGTGTGACATGGAAGGATGACAGAAGGATTCTGTCTTGTCGTCGAGCGAAGAGTGAGGACAGCTGCCAGATCAGGAATATCACACTGTCTGTGGAATGTGAGTGAGTATATCATGTGTTTATGAACAATTACTGTATATTTAGTGTAAACAGTCACTGACTGAGCATTATTCACTCCAGTTGCCCACTTCATCTCGTTTCTTCTCTAGATGCACCTAAAGAGGTAAAAGCAACAGTGAGCTCTGAGGATGTgaaggagggagattctgtcactctctCCTGCACCAGCAGAGGTCAGCCTGATGTCAGCTTCTCATGGTTCAAAAAAGAGACAACAGAAAAGTCTCAACAAATGTCTGACTTGAAACTAAATAATGTGAAACCAGAAGACAGTGGAGAATATTACTGTGAAGCTGAAAACAAGCATGGGACACAGGAATCAAATATCATTCAAATTGATGTGAAGTGTGAGTATAATGTTTTATGTAAACAGATACCTTTGAAGAACCTCATAACCATTATGAACTTCAGTACTTCAtctactaaaataatttattgttaaATATGCATTTCTTGTGCCTGTGCACTGCATTATTCAGATGGTCCAGAGGGTGTCAAAGTGCAACCTGTTAACATTAAAGATCTCAAAGAGGGAGATGAACTGACACTCAAGTGTTTAGTCGAGAGAGGTAACCCAGCAGTCTATCAGTTCATGTGGTACAAAAATTCCCAAGAACAGAGTGAAACCAGCGAGACATTCATCATCAGTAAAGTTACTGAAGCGGACAGAGGATCTTACCAATGCCAGGCTGATAACGGGATCAGAACAGAAATATCAAATAACTTCACAGTATCTGTAAAGtgtaagtatttctgtataatattTGTAGCACTTTATATATCTGCACCTCCAACAAACTAATAAAGTGATTTGGTTATtgtttataatgaaataaatattaaatcaagCTCTTAACAGTCAgctaataaatttatggtagttAGTATTACTTCATGTCATTTAGAAAGGTTTTGCaaaattaactaatttaaattcTAATTATCAAAAGCATATTAGATTATAAATCTCTTCACATAAATATGTTACAATTAGCCtacatatttctaaaataaaaacattaatattttattatattaaacacaTACAAAGCAGAAAGTTGAGGGAAAAcaagaaactaaataaaataaataaatacaattctatttcataagtaataatattttattattattattattattattattaatattattattttttaaataaagtttcaaGGACTTTTGAGAAACATGAGAtgctttaattttacttgaaagggACCAAACTGATATGACTTTAAGCATTAATTTTCCTAAATAATTTGAGTTTCATTTTCTTATATATCATAGATGCACCCGAAAATGTGACTGTAAGTGTTAAAGGAGAACAAAGATTTGGGAGTGAGCTGACCCTTACATGTGAGGCTCGCGCCGATCCTGCTCCATCCTCATACGAGTGGAAGAAAGACTTCAATGGCAAGTTAAAGACAATTGAACAGAAACATGAACAGAGACTACACTTTCTTTCTCTGGAAATCTCTGACTCTGGTCAGTACGCCTGTATTGCTCAAAACTCCATTGGAAAAACAGAATCTCCATTAGTAGAGATCAAGGTGAAACGTGAGTACTTATTCTACTAGTTATTTGACACACTATAGATTTttgtgacaaaataaataaatgctttttggcTTTTCTGACAGATATAAGATTGTACAGTGTTGTGTGATTAGTTTAACTAGTCTAATGAATGAATTTTGTCATTATAACTGGGTTAATATCACAATGTCCAAATTTGtcattgtataaaaataaatcaaattgtcATTGCTTTCCATCTACCAGATATTGTGAATATATTCATGTCCTTTTGCCGGTTTTCTATAGATGTTCCAATCATAAAAATTGTCCATAACATGACAACATTAACTCAGTGGAATTGGGAGTTTCCGGTCTCTCTGACCTGCAGTGCAGATGCACATCCTCCTGCCGAGGTCTACAACTGGTACAGAGAGGAGGACAACGTGACCGTACTGTCAGAACATCAGAACTTCACTGTTCAGCCTCAGAACCCAGGAATATATTACTGTACAGCAGCCAATGCTATCGGAGAATCACGAT harbors:
- the LOC127972868 gene encoding B-cell receptor CD22, translating into MMIPEGIPLLLLVLLMGSFTGSNNELIKVPEKTEQIDEGSCVTIPCSYKKTKDGKYTLLWFKDPEYNKISQIFDGTILYSNTEERPQSPGYSSRVKYITDETSQENQNIWIKCDLRITDLQTKDSGNYNFRFIVSSNMKYMSAAMNLKVTDNPCKVHIEPSELKSPVRESDKLTVHCSTFDSCDLHPEWLVHTSRQKQKWTSSSSTDMIIETEEDKEGRKITKLKLSVTWKDDRRILSCRRAKSEDSCQIRNITLSVEYAPKEVKATVSSEDVKEGDSVTLSCTSRGQPDVSFSWFKKETTEKSQQMSDLKLNNVKPEDSGEYYCEAENKHGTQESNIIQIDVKYGPEGVKVQPVNIKDLKEGDELTLKCLVERGNPAVYQFMWYKNSQEQSETSETFIISKVTEADRGSYQCQADNGIRTEISNNFTVSVKYAPENVTVSVKGEQRFGSELTLTCEARADPAPSSYEWKKDFNGKLKTIEQKHEQRLHFLSLEISDSGQYACIAQNSIGKTESPLVEIKVKHVPIIKIVHNMTTLTQWNWEFPVSLTCSADAHPPAEVYNWYREEDNVTVLSEHQNFTVQPQNPGIYYCTAANAIGESRSENIMLFIGRCRIVFCSSLHGTFMKA